The following nucleotide sequence is from Candidatus Hydrogenedentota bacterium.
GCCGCCGCCTCCAGCGTGAGGGTCAGGTTGCCGTCCGGGCCGGAGACCGTCCCCGCGCTCCCGCCAATGAAGGCGTGGTGCGTCCAGTCCCCCGCCCTGCCGCCGGGCAGTTCCACGCCGGGCTCCGCGCCCGTGATCACCGGCGCGCGGTACTCCAGCCGTCCCGGCCCCATCAGCTTGCAGTGGACCTGCGCCGACACCGCGCCCGCGGGCGGCCTCATCGCCACCCGGAAACTCATCTGTTCCGGCGCGGTCTCCTCCGCGCCCACCGTGGTGATGCCGAGCAGCCCGCCCTCCGCGTTGAGCCACGCGAGGTGCAGGCAGGCCAGCATGGCCGCCGTGCCCCGGCCAGTGGCCGCCGCCGACACCGAATAGGTCCGGCCCGCCGTCACCGGGAACGGTTGGGTGGCCAGGCTCGCGTCCACCCCGCCGACCATGCCCAGGCGCGGCGGTTCCACGCCGTCCCACGCGGGGTATTCCGCGCCCCAGAGGATGTTCAGATTCTCCAGGTCGCCGTATTTTTGATGAAGCCATTCCCGGAACGCTGAGAGGGCCATGGGGTTGTAATCGAGCACGCCGGGATAGAACCACTCCGCACCGTTGAGATAGCCTGGCACCCGGCCCTCCGTGTCGTGTTTCCGGAACCACTCCGTGAACTGGCCGATGTAGCGGAACACCGTCTCCCGGAACAGGGGCGAGTGGGGGGAGGAGTAATTCCAGACCCTGCCGTCCGGCCCGGTCAGGTTCTCGCCCGCGCGGGCCGTCATCGCCTGCCGCCACGGGATGCTGGAGTGGTGGATGGCCGTGTCTATGATGGGAAAACCGAGCCGCCCCGTTGCGTTGAGCATGGGCAGCCACTGCTCCGCGTTGGAGAAGTCAATCTGCAGGGCGGCGGGGTCGGGGTTCTCCTCGTCCAGCCTGGTCATCCGCCAGTGGATGAGGTCGGACAGTTCGGCGGTCACCGGTGCGGCCGCCAGCTCCTCCAGGCCGCCCTCGTGGAAATGGGTCACAAAGCCCGTCACCGGGCGGCCGCCGGGGTAAAAGCGGGCATCGTCCCGCCGCGCCGCCTCTGGGAAATCCCTCATGAAGAGGGTGCGCGCCGTTTCCGGGGTGCCCTGGACAAGGTAGAAACAGCCCGCCACCGTGGCGCTCTCCCCGACGCCCAGGTCGCCGAAGTGGGGGAAGAGATGGAAGCAGGCACGGTCGTCGCCGCCGTTGCACGAGGCCCACACACCGTCCTCAAAGCCGAGCGCGGCGGTGAACGCGCCGTCCCGGTTGGCGACGGCAATCAGGGGCAGGTCAAAGGTTTCCGGGCCGTTGTTCCACCAGCCCCACCGGACGGGGTCCATGCCCTTCTGGGTGAATGCGAGGTGGATTTCCTCCCGGCCCTTCTCTGTCTCGGCGAAGTTGAACGGCCTGTCCCCGGACCACAAAAAAGTGCGTTCATAGAACCCCATGTAGTTGCCGGTTTTTTTCGGCTCATGCACGGTGCTTTCCGTGAACCCCGGAAAGAAGGCGGGCGCGTCCGTGGTCGGAACACAGGTGTGCAGGAGGACCCGTTCCAGCGGGCCGGCCGTGCCGTTCGTCACCGTGTACCGCAGGCGCAGCCGCTCCCCGTCCGGCATTCCGGCGAAGTCCACCCGGATGCCGTTCTCATAGGTCCACGAGTAGGAATGGACACCGTTTTCAACGGTCCACTTCGCGCCGGACGCGGACGGGTCGCCGGTAAGCCGCACCTTGAACAGCGGGGTGGACTCGGGCGGCTCCCCGTAGACCACGGCCTCGCAGCTCAGATAGGCGAGGATGTCTTCCGGCAGCAGCGGGTGTGTGACATTCAGCCCGCCCGCCGTGCTGCCCTCGCGGATTTCCACCCGCAACGCTCCGCCACCCTCCCCGAACGCGGCGGCGGAGAGCGCCAGCAACACCAGCAGTCCCGAAACCATGCGGAAGATTCTGTCCATCCTGTCCATCCTGTCCACTCCGTCCACTCCGTCCACTTCATAACGACCGTCCAGCGCTCACACATCCCGCACCAGTTCCGTGTCCAGCGGGCCGAGACTCACGGCGCGGCGCTCCCCCGCGCGCAGCAGGGTCACGTCGCGCTTGTCCTCGGACAGGTTCCACAGCAGGACCGCCCGCGCCGTGGGGTACCACGCGCAGACCACCGGCGCGTCCTCCTCGACCACGGGTACCCCGGCCAGCAGCGGCATGAGCTCGTGCTTGAAGGCGAAGAGCCCGTCCAGCGTCTCCGCGACGGCGCGCCCGCCCGCCGGGGACGTGCCTGTTTCCGGGCGGTGGACATAGGTCGTGCCCGCGTTCGGGAGCGGGTGCCGCGCGTCGGCGTCGCTCAGGAAGGTCCAGCCGCCCGCGCCGGGCGCGTTGTCCACCTCGAAGGGCACCCCCAGCGCCAGGAAAAGGGAATAGGCGTTCGAGTCGCCCGCACACCGCCCCGCCTCGCCCCAGTAATGCCGGAACGGCCCACGGGGCGCATGTCCGGCCAGTTCCCGGTGGAGCGCCGCCTGCTTTTTCATGGCGGGCGCGAGGGTGGCCCAGTGGGTGCGCGGGAACGGCGTGGTCCCGCTCATGAACATGGTGTTCCGCACGTCCGCAAGGGTGGAGACGGCGAGTTTCGCCGCCATGTTCGGCGCGGACAACTTGTCCGGGGGCCAGGCCGTGGTCTCGCTGTAGGCCAGTTCCGGCGGCGTGAAGCGGCGGTGGAATAGGGCGCTGAACAGCTCGTTGGTCTTGCCCTTCACCGGCGCGAAGGAGTCGTCGCTGAACATCAGCTCGCCCACCCGGAACGGCGCGCCCGTGTAGTCCGGCAGGCGGATGCCCGCCTTCTCCGCGCCCATGTACATCACCATGTTCCCCAGTTGCGCCTCCGGCGCCAGCGCCGCCTGCTGGGCGCGGAAGGAGCCCGTCAGCTTGTCGCAATTGTGTTCCACCCACGCCCGCAGCAGGTCCGTGAGGCGGCGGTCCGCCACGTCGGCCAGCAGTTCACCCCACCGCGCCTCCGAATAGCCGTGCGTTTCCAGGAACGCCTTTTTGCAGTCATCGCAGAAACAGCCGCCAATGTCGTCCGGCGAGGGCGCCAGCCGGAAATCGTCGTCCAGAAAGACAATCCCCGGGTCCGTGGTCTTGATTTTCCCCAGGGCGGCCACGTTCTCCTCCGTCGCCGGGGGGTGCAGGGACACGCCGAAATGGCGTTTGCCGTCCGGGCGGACGCCCTGCTTCCAGTGGTTGACCGCCGTGCCCGGCATGTAGTCCGGCGGCGTCTCCGAATAGGACGGGTGGCCCAGGGGGATGGTGATGTTGTGGACCGCCATGCCTTTCGCCCTGATGCGGTCCCTCCACGCCGTCACCTCGGGGATATCATGGTGCCAGTGGCCGTTGAAAAAGCAGGCCAGCCACAGGTCCGTCACCCCCGCCTCATGGACGATGTCCATCAGCTCCGGGTCCGCCTTCAGCGCGTCAATCGAGACCGACAGGTTGAAGCGCCGCGCCCCCCCCGGTCCGGCCTCCGCCGCCATGCCCGGCCAGCCACAGGCCGACACCGCCCCCGCCGCCGCGCAACCCCGCAAAAAATTCCGTCGTGACATGTCCATGATGCATCTCCCAATGTTCCCGCGAGAATAGCCGACTTGGGCGGCGTGATTCCAAAACACCGCACTGGCGTCCCCAATCATGGCGTGATCTTATCGCCGTGGCGGAGGCAGAGAACCGGCATCCCGCCTTCGGCGCAACCGTTGCCAGTTCCTTGGCCATGGCGGAGGGGACTGCCAACGGCGCGGCGCATGGCCCTGGCCCGGAGAAAACGCCCGCCTCCGCGCCGGTGGCTGTACCCGGAGTTATGTGTCTGTCGCCTCCAACCGCATTGCGTCAATGCATTCTCCCCCCCTTCTTGCGCCCTTTCTTTCCCCCCTGCTTGCGCCCTTTCTTTCCCCCCTGCTTGCGCCCTTTCTTATTCCCCCCTGCTTGCGGGGGGGTAGGGGGGGATTCTTCCTTCTTTCCATTCGGTACAGGCACCGGTTGCGCAATTGGGCACATGGACACCGCATCGGGCCCTCGGCATAACCGTTGCCAGTCCCCTGGCCATGGCGGAGGGGACTGCCAACGGCGCGGCCCACGACCAAGACTCGGAGGAATTGCCCGCCTCCGCGCCGGTGGCTGTACCCGGAATTATGTGTCTGTCGCCTCCAACCGCATTGCGTCAATACATTCTCCTCCCCTGCTTGCGCCCTTTCTTATTCCCCCCTGCTTGCGGGGGGGTAGGGGGGGGTNNNNNNNNNNNNNNNNNNNNNNNNNNNNNNNNNNNNNNNNNNNNNNNNNNNNNNNNNNNNNNNNNN
It contains:
- a CDS encoding twin-arginine translocation signal domain-containing protein; protein product: MDMSRRNFLRGCAAAGAVSACGWPGMAAEAGPGGARRFNLSVSIDALKADPELMDIVHEAGVTDLWLACFFNGHWHHDIPEVTAWRDRIRAKGMAVHNITIPLGHPSYSETPPDYMPGTAVNHWKQGVRPDGKRHFGVSLHPPATEENVAALGKIKTTDPGIVFLDDDFRLAPSPDDIGGCFCDDCKKAFLETHGYSEARWGELLADVADRRLTDLLRAWVEHNCDKLTGSFRAQQAALAPEAQLGNMVMYMGAEKAGIRLPDYTGAPFRVGELMFSDDSFAPVKGKTNELFSALFHRRFTPPELAYSETTAWPPDKLSAPNMAAKLAVSTLADVRNTMFMSGTTPFPRTHWATLAPAMKKQAALHRELAGHAPRGPFRHYWGEAGRCAGDSNAYSLFLALGVPFEVDNAPGAGGWTFLSDADARHPLPNAGTTYVHRPETGTSPAGGRAVAETLDGLFAFKHELMPLLAGVPVVEEDAPVVCAWYPTARAVLLWNLSEDKRDVTLLRAGERRAVSLGPLDTELVRDV
- a CDS encoding beta-galactosidase is translated as MDRIFRMVSGLLVLLALSAAAFGEGGGALRVEIREGSTAGGLNVTHPLLPEDILAYLSCEAVVYGEPPESTPLFKVRLTGDPSASGAKWTVENGVHSYSWTYENGIRVDFAGMPDGERLRLRYTVTNGTAGPLERVLLHTCVPTTDAPAFFPGFTESTVHEPKKTGNYMGFYERTFLWSGDRPFNFAETEKGREEIHLAFTQKGMDPVRWGWWNNGPETFDLPLIAVANRDGAFTAALGFEDGVWASCNGGDDRACFHLFPHFGDLGVGESATVAGCFYLVQGTPETARTLFMRDFPEAARRDDARFYPGGRPVTGFVTHFHEGGLEELAAAPVTAELSDLIHWRMTRLDEENPDPAALQIDFSNAEQWLPMLNATGRLGFPIIDTAIHHSSIPWRQAMTARAGENLTGPDGRVWNYSSPHSPLFRETVFRYIGQFTEWFRKHDTEGRVPGYLNGAEWFYPGVLDYNPMALSAFREWLHQKYGDLENLNILWGAEYPAWDGVEPPRLGMVGGVDASLATQPFPVTAGRTYSVSAAATGRGTAAMLACLHLAWLNAEGGLLGITTVGAEETAPEQMSFRVAMRPPAGAVSAQVHCKLMGPGRLEYRAPVITGAEPGVELPGGRAGDWTHHAFIGGSAGTVSGPDGNLTLTLEAAAPPQPMKHAVLALEDWVNFSYEAMAEWLNACALEIKRNDPDRLVVSYVGFVFAQQAQWDHAMTNQRLDISLANSPAIDVNGIQMCIAGDDYTWAANVVDTARKYGKPVWSTDLIDFPYGLYSGFEPIYRGTMACIQHGMTGGFWYGWKGVPDYAFLQRMAAPDRDRLIRDTLAAHDALRGFRPHTNAAQLMPLMSFSSADGDGMKGDMVDSGGLYHLLLDSGFTPDVWTPYELERAAPDALGGYRVLFMSDCPVLPDAAHGALLRFARSGGKIISSGRLPEKNLRGLPLTPQLEGMEGVLSMGEKAGRRYWGRLRREQVYGNTPPVLVEAPDPERTPELRRSLRDRLISSVTLSGAPRPVAVGPENGDTHVTPFHNPETGGWLLFLVHKGKGRRHHADLRLDLGRQFSGAEAWCDFDARHRVAVDADGALRSPDFAHVCIIRLEG